The Micromonospora sp. Llam0 genome contains a region encoding:
- a CDS encoding DUF427 domain-containing protein: protein MIVAGGMDDSGASGPDSGSETFHAGPAPGRRGAVRVEPGQKRVRVYLHGEVVADTTAPLLVWEKPYYPTYYLPAADVRASLVATGATERSPSRGTAEILDVVTGDGRTAAGAARRYPDSPLAQLRDAVRLDWAAMDEWLEEDEPVYTHPRDPYTRVDILASSRRVRVELDGVTLAESGSPRILYETGLPPRYYLPLADLRRDLLVPSPTRSHCPYKGTAEYWSVRLGERTYDDLVWIYRAPLPESQKIAGLACFYSEKVDLYVDGVAQQRPRTQFS, encoded by the coding sequence ATGATCGTTGCCGGTGGTATGGACGATTCCGGGGCGAGCGGACCCGACAGCGGCAGCGAGACGTTCCACGCCGGCCCGGCCCCGGGCCGGCGCGGCGCGGTCCGGGTGGAGCCAGGTCAGAAACGGGTCCGGGTGTACCTGCACGGCGAGGTGGTGGCGGACACCACCGCCCCGCTGCTGGTCTGGGAGAAGCCCTACTACCCGACGTACTACCTGCCGGCGGCGGACGTCCGCGCGTCACTCGTCGCGACCGGTGCCACCGAGCGGTCGCCGAGCCGGGGCACCGCCGAGATCCTCGACGTGGTCACCGGGGACGGCCGGACCGCCGCCGGGGCCGCCCGTCGATACCCCGACTCACCGCTCGCGCAGCTGCGCGACGCGGTACGGCTGGACTGGGCGGCGATGGACGAGTGGCTGGAAGAGGACGAGCCGGTCTACACGCACCCGCGTGACCCGTACACCCGGGTCGACATCCTGGCCAGCAGCCGCCGGGTACGGGTTGAGCTGGACGGGGTGACGTTGGCCGAGTCCGGCTCGCCCCGGATCCTGTACGAGACCGGGCTGCCGCCGCGCTACTATCTGCCGCTGGCCGACCTGCGGCGGGACCTGCTGGTGCCGTCGCCGACCCGCAGCCACTGCCCGTACAAGGGGACCGCGGAGTACTGGTCGGTGCGGCTCGGCGAGCGGACCTACGACGACCTGGTCTGGATCTACCGTGCGCCGTTGCCGGAAAGCCAGAAGATCGCCGGTCTGGCCTGCTTCTACAGCGAAAAGGTCGACCTGTACGTCGACGGCGTCGCCCAGCAACGGCCGCGTACGCAGTTCAGCTGA
- a CDS encoding sulfotransferase — MTKVLFIAAWGRSGTTILDNILNSYESVFTVGELTYLWLRGLQQRRPCGCGVPVPECPLWQEILRTAYGDEPPSAADVYALQRRSLRVRHTPTLLRARPGPDVERYRQLMASLYRAVADVTGATLIVDSSKSPADAAMLSGVAGVQPYLLHVVRDPRAVAYSWSRTTSHHDPSTPGLTHHHGPAESSRLWLGWNLLIERTARAYPGRHRRLRYEDFMVEPRDTVEGLLRFVGLPEEVVSPPAGGPFVDRSTVRLRPNHTVSGNPSRFRTGEVSLKLDDRWIDQQARGQRLISTTVSMPLLPRYRYPLWPALRRTADPAH; from the coding sequence GTGACCAAGGTTCTGTTCATCGCGGCGTGGGGACGCAGCGGCACCACCATCTTGGACAACATTCTCAACTCGTACGAGTCGGTCTTCACCGTCGGTGAGCTCACCTACCTCTGGCTCCGCGGGCTGCAGCAGCGCCGGCCGTGCGGCTGCGGTGTCCCGGTCCCCGAATGCCCGCTCTGGCAGGAGATCCTCCGGACCGCGTACGGGGACGAACCGCCGTCGGCCGCCGACGTGTACGCGCTGCAGCGGCGCTCCCTGCGGGTCCGCCACACGCCCACTCTCCTACGCGCCCGGCCCGGCCCCGACGTCGAGCGCTACCGACAGCTGATGGCCTCGCTCTACCGGGCCGTCGCGGACGTCACCGGTGCCACGCTGATCGTCGACTCGTCCAAGTCGCCCGCCGACGCCGCGATGCTGTCCGGCGTCGCCGGGGTGCAGCCGTACCTGCTGCACGTGGTGCGCGACCCCCGAGCGGTGGCGTACTCCTGGTCCCGGACGACCTCCCACCACGATCCCTCGACCCCCGGCCTGACCCACCACCACGGCCCGGCCGAGAGCAGCCGGCTGTGGCTCGGCTGGAACCTGCTGATCGAGCGGACCGCCCGCGCCTATCCCGGCCGGCACCGACGGTTGCGGTACGAGGATTTCATGGTCGAGCCCCGGGACACCGTCGAAGGTCTGCTCCGCTTCGTCGGCCTGCCGGAGGAGGTCGTCTCGCCGCCGGCCGGCGGGCCGTTCGTCGACCGGAGCACCGTGCGGCTGCGGCCCAACCACACGGTCTCCGGCAACCCGAGCCGGTTCCGCACCGGCGAGGTGTCGCTGAAGTTGGACGATCGCTGGATCGACCAGCAGGCCCGGGGCCAGCGGCTGATCTCGACCACGGTGTCGATGCCGTTGCTGCCCCGCTACCGCTACCCGCTGTGGCCGGCTCTGCGCCGCACCGCCGACCCGGCCCACTGA
- a CDS encoding glycosyltransferase family 2 protein, with amino-acid sequence MSDTPAVSVVIPTRNRPDLVTRAAHSALAQSVEEIEVIVVVDGPDAATRSALDAIADARLRVVELPASGGAPAARNAGVRQARAPWVALLDDDDEWLPHKLAAQLDVAREASAPLPIVASRLINRTPRAEFVIPRRLPEPGEPPSEYFTVRRGLFHGDGFIQTSTIMAPTELFRRVPFDPTVPRMQELDWSLRALSHDDVTLAFADEPLVIWHQDENRPRISLDSPWQAQFEWLRRSRPLMTPRAYAALTMSVISSMAAPTRSGKVFATLLREARRHGRPGTLDYLTFAQIWLIPPDLRRTVRDMILKRRRQAQHEQPAGTETDALQR; translated from the coding sequence ATGTCCGATACCCCAGCCGTCAGTGTGGTCATCCCGACCCGCAACCGCCCGGACCTCGTGACCCGCGCCGCTCACAGCGCCCTCGCGCAGAGCGTCGAGGAGATCGAGGTGATCGTCGTGGTCGACGGGCCCGACGCGGCGACCCGGTCCGCACTCGACGCGATCGCTGACGCCCGGCTGCGGGTGGTCGAGCTGCCGGCCAGCGGCGGCGCGCCAGCGGCCCGCAACGCCGGGGTACGGCAGGCCCGCGCGCCCTGGGTGGCGCTGCTCGACGACGACGACGAATGGCTGCCCCACAAGCTCGCCGCTCAGCTCGACGTGGCCCGCGAGGCGTCCGCGCCGCTGCCGATCGTCGCGAGTCGGTTGATCAACCGGACCCCACGGGCCGAGTTCGTGATCCCTCGTCGGCTACCGGAGCCGGGTGAGCCACCGAGTGAGTACTTCACCGTCCGGCGCGGGCTGTTCCACGGGGACGGTTTCATCCAGACGTCGACGATCATGGCTCCGACGGAGCTGTTCCGCCGGGTACCGTTCGATCCGACGGTGCCCCGGATGCAGGAGCTCGACTGGTCGCTGCGCGCGCTGAGCCACGACGATGTCACGCTCGCCTTCGCCGACGAGCCGCTGGTCATCTGGCACCAGGACGAGAACCGGCCACGGATCAGCCTGGACTCGCCGTGGCAGGCACAGTTCGAGTGGCTGCGGCGCAGCCGCCCGCTGATGACACCCCGCGCGTACGCCGCGCTCACGATGAGCGTGATCAGCTCGATGGCGGCACCGACCCGCAGCGGCAAGGTCTTCGCGACGCTGCTGCGCGAGGCGCGCCGGCACGGGCGGCCGGGCACGCTGGACTACCTCACGTTCGCCCAGATCTGGCTGATCCCGCCGGACCTGCGCCGTACCGTGCGGGACATGATCCTCAAGCGCCGCCGCCAGGCGCAGCACGAGCAGCCGGC
- a CDS encoding glycosyltransferase family 2 protein, giving the protein MAQADGSTAPDGSGTLDGSGSGAVGQPAGVVPRVVRNDWSSVAVPDLGSWRPTMTVSVVIPAFNCQPTLDLTLASLSRQTYPADLLEVVVADDGSDPPLTLPSIRPAQTKIVRIGADGEAGWGRAAALRCGVAHSTGEILHWLDADMIAFPEHVAAQVRWQHVLPYAVTLGYKRFVDPDGDGRWPAAETVAQTLAGGAAADLFGGNPGEPHSYVERYVNQTDQLRIADHHAFKIHVGATAALCRELYQRAGGFDAQLRLGEDTEFGYRLAQAGAVFVPEPAARSWHLGRTHVMRARKEIARWNRPFFADRIPYPRSWRKVGGTSWSVPLVEVVTAVGDQPLERVRAAVDSVLRGTEHDVRVTLVGPWDQLDDARVRVLTDPLRDLRLIAATYRGEPRVRLATERPASVFPAPYLLDLPAAYGLAPDALRRLIDVADRHQAGVVRVDIDQPGAVRADSDESGAEPVRGAGVRLWRTAALGRARWVRAAGEPLFDAVTSVYGHRDVPADEVGVVDLTRFEVTDLANGMPQPSRRRRAPAALVPTTVEVAGVRSLAKATVVVAWMAGRRVRAQWAGSAVRRRAGHSG; this is encoded by the coding sequence GTGGCACAGGCAGACGGATCAACCGCGCCGGACGGATCCGGGACGCTCGACGGGTCCGGGTCCGGGGCAGTCGGGCAGCCGGCGGGCGTCGTCCCACGGGTCGTCCGCAACGACTGGTCGTCGGTGGCCGTACCCGACCTGGGCAGCTGGCGGCCCACGATGACGGTGAGCGTCGTCATCCCGGCCTTCAACTGCCAGCCCACGCTGGATCTGACCCTGGCGTCGTTGAGCCGGCAGACGTACCCGGCGGATCTGCTCGAGGTCGTCGTGGCCGACGACGGCTCGGACCCGCCGTTGACCCTGCCGTCGATCCGACCGGCCCAGACGAAGATCGTCCGGATCGGTGCCGACGGCGAGGCCGGTTGGGGGCGGGCCGCCGCCCTGCGCTGCGGCGTCGCGCACAGCACCGGCGAGATCCTGCACTGGCTGGACGCCGACATGATCGCCTTTCCTGAGCATGTGGCGGCGCAGGTCCGCTGGCAGCACGTGCTGCCGTACGCGGTCACCCTCGGCTACAAGCGCTTCGTCGATCCGGACGGCGACGGGCGGTGGCCGGCGGCGGAGACGGTCGCCCAGACGCTGGCCGGCGGCGCGGCGGCGGACCTGTTCGGTGGCAACCCCGGTGAGCCGCACAGCTACGTCGAGCGGTACGTCAACCAGACCGACCAGCTGCGCATCGCCGACCACCACGCGTTCAAGATCCATGTTGGCGCGACCGCCGCGTTGTGTCGCGAGCTGTACCAGCGGGCCGGCGGGTTCGACGCGCAGCTGCGGCTGGGCGAGGACACCGAGTTCGGCTACCGGCTCGCCCAGGCGGGTGCCGTGTTCGTGCCGGAGCCGGCCGCCCGGAGCTGGCATCTGGGACGGACCCACGTGATGCGCGCCCGGAAGGAGATCGCCCGCTGGAACCGCCCGTTCTTCGCTGACCGGATCCCGTACCCGCGCAGCTGGCGCAAGGTGGGCGGGACGTCCTGGTCGGTCCCGCTCGTCGAGGTGGTCACGGCAGTCGGTGACCAGCCGCTGGAGCGGGTACGGGCGGCCGTCGACTCGGTGCTGCGCGGCACCGAACACGACGTCCGGGTCACCCTGGTCGGCCCGTGGGACCAGCTCGACGACGCGCGGGTACGGGTGCTCACCGACCCGCTGCGCGACCTGCGGCTGATCGCCGCGACCTACCGGGGTGAACCACGGGTCCGGCTGGCCACCGAGCGGCCCGCCAGTGTCTTTCCCGCGCCGTACCTGCTGGACCTGCCGGCCGCGTACGGCCTGGCACCGGACGCCCTGCGCCGGCTGATCGACGTCGCCGACCGCCACCAGGCCGGCGTGGTCCGCGTCGACATCGACCAGCCCGGGGCGGTTCGCGCCGACTCCGACGAGTCCGGGGCGGAACCGGTGCGGGGAGCCGGCGTACGGCTGTGGCGGACCGCGGCGCTCGGCCGGGCGCGGTGGGTGCGCGCCGCCGGCGAGCCGCTGTTCGACGCGGTCACCTCGGTGTACGGGCACCGCGACGTGCCCGCCGACGAGGTCGGCGTCGTGGACCTGACCCGGTTCGAGGTGACCGACCTGGCGAACGGCATGCCCCAGCCGTCCCGGCGTCGCCGGGCACCTGCCGCGCTGGTGCCGACCACCGTCGAGGTGGCGGGCGTACGGTCGCTGGCCAAGGCGACGGTGGTGGTCGCCTGGATGGCGGGCCGGCGGGTACGGGCTCAGTGGGCCGGGTCGGCGGTGCGGCGCAGAGCCGGCCACAGCGGGTAG